The following proteins come from a genomic window of Nostoc sp. TCL26-01:
- the plsX gene encoding phosphate acyltransferase PlsX has product MGSTCVRIAIDAMGGDHAPGEIVAGAVRASEELGVKVLLVGDPQQIAAAMPPKTNLEQVEIVPAEDAIAMDEEPLNAVRRKRKASINVAMDLVKQQQADAVFSAGHSGAAMASALLRLGRLPGIDRPAIGTVFPTIKAGKPVLILDVGANVDCRPKFLEQFAVMGSIYSQFVLGTEAPKVGLLNIGEEDTKGNELALRTHELLRENTHITFIGNAEGRDVLSGEFDVIVCDGFVGNILLKFAEAIGGVILQILREELPQGLHGQIGTAILRPNLKRIKQRMDHAEHGGALLLGVSGVCLIGHGSSQAPSVFNAIRMAKEAVDNQVMEQLQSQYEILRSSSSD; this is encoded by the coding sequence ATGGGATCGACTTGCGTACGGATAGCAATTGACGCAATGGGAGGGGATCATGCACCCGGAGAAATCGTTGCTGGCGCAGTGCGAGCAAGCGAAGAATTGGGTGTAAAAGTATTGTTGGTAGGTGATCCCCAACAGATTGCAGCTGCCATGCCTCCAAAAACTAATTTGGAGCAGGTAGAGATCGTTCCTGCTGAGGATGCGATCGCCATGGATGAAGAGCCTTTAAATGCAGTAAGACGCAAACGCAAGGCTTCTATTAATGTAGCGATGGATTTGGTGAAGCAGCAGCAAGCTGATGCGGTATTTTCTGCCGGCCATTCTGGGGCAGCGATGGCATCAGCACTGTTGCGTTTGGGAAGGTTGCCGGGAATTGATCGTCCGGCAATTGGCACAGTTTTTCCAACAATTAAAGCTGGCAAACCAGTACTGATACTTGATGTCGGCGCAAATGTAGACTGCCGTCCCAAGTTTTTAGAACAGTTTGCTGTGATGGGTTCGATATACAGTCAGTTTGTTTTAGGGACAGAAGCACCCAAGGTAGGTTTGTTGAATATTGGTGAAGAAGACACCAAAGGTAATGAATTAGCCCTGCGGACACACGAACTTCTGCGAGAAAATACTCACATTACTTTTATTGGTAACGCAGAAGGGCGGGATGTGCTGTCTGGGGAGTTTGATGTCATTGTCTGTGATGGCTTCGTGGGTAATATTTTACTCAAATTTGCCGAAGCGATCGGTGGTGTGATTCTGCAAATCTTACGCGAAGAATTACCCCAGGGATTACACGGTCAAATCGGCACAGCAATTTTAAGACCCAACCTGAAGCGAATTAAGCAGCGTATGGATCATGCAGAACACGGCGGTGCTTTGCTATTGGGAGTGTCAGGAGTGTGTTTGATTGGTCATGGTAGTTCTCAAGCACCTTCAGTTTTTAACGCCATTCGCATGGCCAAAGAAGCTGTAGACAATCAAGTGATGGAACAACTGCAATCTCAGTATGAAATATTACGCAGCAGTAGCAGCGATTAG
- a CDS encoding leucyl aminopeptidase, with protein MAIQLSDKPLLEWAGDSLAIGLFEDAVELTGELATLNEKFSGVLQELIAEEEFTGKANTTIFTRVSGNSPIRKLILVGLGKPEAWKIESLRRAAAAVGRVAKKQKSKVLGFNFPLWNDDPTASAQAIAEGVQLAIYQDNRFKSEPEDKGSQLKTIELLGFAGQEAAINRANQIVSGVILARELVAAPANSVTPITLAETAQQIANEHGLQLEILEREECEKLGMGAFLGVAQASDLPPKFIHLTYKPEGTPKRKLAIIGKGLTFDSGGLNIKGAGSGIETMKIDMGGAAATLGAAKAIAQIKPDTEVHFISAATENMISGHAMHPGDILKASNGKTIEVNNTDAEGRLTLADALVFADKLGLDAIVDLATLTGANVIALGDDIAGLYTPDDVLAKQLEQAAEASGEKIWRMPLEEKYFEGLKSGIADMKNTGPRPGGSITAALFLKQFVKDTNWAHLDIAGPVWTDKDNGYNSAGATGYGVRLLVDWVLSS; from the coding sequence ATGGCAATTCAATTGAGTGATAAGCCTTTGCTAGAGTGGGCGGGCGATAGTTTAGCGATTGGATTATTTGAAGATGCAGTAGAGTTAACTGGCGAACTGGCAACTTTGAATGAAAAGTTTTCTGGTGTTTTGCAGGAACTAATTGCGGAGGAAGAATTTACAGGTAAAGCTAACACTACAATTTTTACCCGTGTTAGTGGGAATAGCCCAATACGCAAACTAATTTTGGTAGGTTTGGGCAAACCCGAAGCTTGGAAAATCGAATCTTTAAGAAGGGCGGCGGCGGCTGTAGGTAGAGTCGCTAAGAAACAAAAAAGTAAAGTTTTAGGGTTCAACTTTCCCTTATGGAACGACGACCCCACAGCATCAGCCCAGGCGATCGCTGAAGGTGTACAATTAGCCATCTACCAAGACAATCGCTTTAAATCAGAGCCAGAAGATAAAGGTTCTCAATTAAAAACGATAGAATTGCTGGGTTTTGCCGGACAAGAAGCGGCAATCAACCGGGCTAATCAAATTGTATCGGGTGTAATTTTGGCTAGAGAATTGGTAGCAGCACCAGCCAACAGCGTCACACCAATTACTTTAGCGGAAACTGCTCAACAAATTGCTAATGAACATGGTTTGCAATTGGAAATCCTAGAGCGAGAAGAATGTGAAAAATTAGGTATGGGAGCTTTTTTAGGAGTTGCCCAAGCTTCTGATTTGCCACCAAAATTTATTCACCTCACTTATAAGCCAGAAGGCACACCCAAACGCAAATTAGCAATTATCGGTAAAGGTTTAACCTTTGACTCCGGTGGACTGAATATCAAAGGTGCTGGTAGCGGTATCGAAACCATGAAAATTGATATGGGTGGTGCAGCTGCCACCTTGGGTGCAGCAAAAGCGATCGCTCAAATCAAGCCAGATACGGAAGTTCACTTCATCTCGGCGGCGACGGAAAATATGATTAGCGGTCACGCCATGCACCCAGGAGACATCTTAAAAGCATCTAATGGCAAAACAATCGAAGTTAATAATACCGACGCTGAAGGGCGTTTAACTCTGGCAGATGCCTTAGTTTTTGCCGACAAACTAGGGTTAGATGCCATTGTCGATTTAGCCACCCTCACCGGTGCAAACGTCATTGCTTTGGGTGATGACATTGCCGGTCTATACACCCCCGATGATGTTTTAGCCAAGCAATTAGAACAAGCCGCCGAAGCTTCTGGAGAGAAAATTTGGCGGATGCCTTTAGAAGAAAAATATTTTGAAGGATTGAAATCAGGCATTGCCGATATGAAAAATACCGGGCCGCGTCCTGGTGGTTCCATTACTGCGGCATTATTCCTCAAGCAGTTTGTCAAAGATACAAATTGGGCGCACCTAGATATAGCCGGCCCCGTGTGGACAGACAAAGACAACGGCTACAACAGCGCTGGGGCGACTGGTTACGGTGTGCGGTTGTTGGTTGATTGGGTACTGAGTAGTTGA
- a CDS encoding Uma2 family endonuclease, translating into MTPALSPNQRAEVFYPSSDGEPLAESYAHLCVILATLEILRQYLVGQQATVLANQYLYYAQGFPKLRVAPDMMVIFNVAPGGRDNYKVWEEGEVPSVIFEMTSAGTKNHDQEFKKTLYEQLGVKEYWLFDPRGEWIKEQLQGYRLRREMYELITDNRSEVLGLRLQVEGDLIGFYREDTGEKLLNPTEQAQALREAQQRIDVEAQAREQAEQQVEQLKQRLRSLGVDPEQVG; encoded by the coding sequence ATGACCCCAGCCTTATCCCCAAATCAACGGGCAGAAGTGTTCTATCCCAGTTCTGATGGTGAACCTTTGGCAGAAAGCTATGCCCATTTGTGTGTGATACTGGCGACGCTGGAAATTCTCCGCCAGTATTTAGTAGGACAACAAGCAACAGTCCTCGCTAATCAGTATCTCTACTACGCTCAAGGTTTTCCCAAGTTGCGAGTCGCCCCTGATATGATGGTGATTTTTAACGTCGCTCCTGGTGGTCGAGATAACTATAAAGTGTGGGAGGAAGGTGAGGTTCCATCTGTGATTTTTGAGATGACTTCGGCTGGAACAAAAAATCACGATCAGGAATTTAAGAAGACGTTGTACGAGCAACTTGGTGTCAAAGAATACTGGCTATTTGATCCCAGAGGCGAATGGATTAAGGAGCAGTTGCAGGGTTATAGGTTGCGGCGAGAAATGTATGAATTGATTACGGATAATCGCAGTGAAGTTTTGGGGTTGCGGTTACAGGTAGAAGGAGACTTGATCGGTTTTTACCGAGAAGATACGGGAGAAAAATTGCTGAATCCCACAGAACAGGCACAAGCCCTACGAGAAGCGCAACAGAGGATAGATGTAGAAGCCCAAGCTAGAGAGCAAGCAGAACAGCAGGTAGAACAATTAAAGCAACGTTTGCGATCGCTTGGCGTTGATCCTGAGCAAGTCGGGTGA
- a CDS encoding energy transducer TonB — protein sequence MSFSSIAVSFIVAYSTVSPPILHHATTFSDSGNFLMQIPKTTKKLEQIKQLQSNPPSSPQSQTEESPSQKLTRCLRRIRNSQSRQNSGVNSSQPRINTQLRRRQREVITTSPKPSSLNILNNSRAACQNCYVQYPVLARQRGIEGRVEIAVDTDAQGNVIKARIIRSSGNSILDKETLRQAWNWKLKPASDSRQEVKIATEYIIAGSCRHQDLQERKPS from the coding sequence ATGAGTTTTTCTAGCATTGCTGTTAGTTTTATTGTAGCTTACAGTACAGTTAGCCCACCTATTTTGCATCATGCTACAACGTTTTCAGACTCAGGCAACTTTTTGATGCAAATACCGAAAACAACTAAAAAACTTGAGCAGATTAAACAACTGCAATCGAATCCTCCAAGTTCTCCACAGTCTCAAACTGAAGAATCTCCTAGTCAAAAATTAACTCGGTGTTTGAGAAGAATTAGAAATTCTCAATCCCGTCAAAATAGTGGGGTTAATTCTTCACAACCAAGAATTAACACTCAACTAAGACGACGGCAGAGGGAAGTGATAACAACATCACCAAAACCGTCAAGTCTCAACATCTTAAATAATAGTCGTGCAGCTTGCCAAAATTGCTATGTTCAGTATCCAGTCTTAGCAAGGCAACGAGGGATAGAAGGTAGAGTAGAAATAGCTGTTGATACTGATGCTCAAGGTAATGTCATTAAAGCCCGCATTATCCGTTCCAGTGGAAATTCCATATTAGATAAGGAAACCTTGAGGCAAGCCTGGAACTGGAAGTTAAAACCTGCATCTGATAGTAGACAAGAGGTAAAGATAGCCACCGAATATATTATAGCAGGCTCATGTCGTCATCAAGATTTACAAGAACGGAAACCTTCCTAA
- a CDS encoding energy transducer TonB, which produces MTFSGYNVEQRSKEIKTLKSFLTYSLVGSMVLHLGLLSSGLANLLIRVPQGEDQSIEIAIADPVTEEAEKPPKEILAAEKPPSVSGGGGGGGSISEIALATATPLRSIAPKPQVTKQEPPVQKLVERFKAPQVPQQPEKNIVEKTQPVNELSQEVATQPQSPTTNSPNQSSDNLRKLLSGLRNSSSSQENISTSSGLGIGSPGGNGIGNGSGNGIGSGSGNGIGSGSGNGIGSGSGNGIGSGSGNTSTVATAPTPPKITTESNPNRSVNGRAACRECNVKYPESAKRQRVEGRVEVAVDTDAQGNVTNVRIAKSSGNRELDEETARQARNWKLKPVDGGRQGVAIATEFALQGSRRYRQVQERKRQRETEENNQQTTANTNNTQEAPRQRRLLTSTSNNVSTDTSNETRVRRRRTLTTELTSNPQQSTNVNSSVTRRGNVRESLRRLRREQTANNPGSQNTNRRRRRENSASSSQNKLRATLRSLRQSSQSQPAPTTQE; this is translated from the coding sequence ATGACATTTTCCGGCTACAATGTCGAGCAGCGTTCCAAAGAAATTAAGACTCTTAAGTCTTTTTTAACTTACAGTCTGGTTGGCTCAATGGTCTTGCATCTTGGCCTGTTGTCTTCCGGGTTGGCTAATTTACTGATACGAGTGCCACAAGGGGAAGATCAATCAATAGAAATAGCGATCGCTGATCCGGTAACGGAAGAAGCGGAAAAACCACCTAAAGAAATTTTGGCAGCAGAAAAACCTCCCAGCGTCAGTGGTGGCGGTGGTGGTGGTGGCTCTATTAGTGAAATTGCGTTGGCGACAGCCACTCCCTTGAGGAGTATCGCACCCAAGCCACAGGTTACGAAACAAGAGCCACCTGTGCAGAAGTTGGTAGAACGCTTTAAAGCTCCTCAAGTGCCACAGCAACCGGAAAAAAACATAGTTGAAAAAACGCAGCCAGTCAATGAGCTATCCCAAGAAGTTGCTACCCAACCACAATCACCAACAACTAATTCCCCAAATCAAAGTAGTGATAATTTAAGAAAACTTTTAAGCGGCTTGAGAAATTCTTCCAGTAGTCAAGAAAATATCTCAACTAGTTCTGGTCTTGGTATAGGTTCTCCCGGTGGTAATGGCATAGGCAATGGTTCCGGTAATGGCATAGGTTCTGGTAGCGGTAATGGTATTGGCAGTGGTTCCGGGAATGGCATAGGTTCTGGTAGCGGTAATGGTATTGGCAGTGGTTCGGGAAATACTTCAACTGTAGCCACCGCACCAACACCCCCAAAAATCACTACTGAATCCAATCCCAACAGATCAGTAAATGGTCGTGCAGCTTGCCGTGAATGTAATGTTAAGTATCCAGAATCGGCTAAACGGCAACGTGTGGAAGGTAGAGTCGAGGTTGCCGTTGATACTGATGCCCAAGGTAATGTTACTAATGTCAGAATTGCCAAATCCAGTGGCAATCGAGAATTAGACGAAGAAACCGCCAGACAAGCACGTAACTGGAAATTAAAACCTGTCGATGGTGGTAGACAAGGCGTGGCGATCGCTACTGAATTCGCTCTCCAAGGTTCACGACGATATCGTCAAGTCCAAGAACGTAAGCGACAAAGAGAAACCGAAGAGAACAACCAGCAGACAACAGCCAATACTAACAATACACAAGAAGCTCCTAGACAGAGACGCTTGCTAACTTCTACTAGTAATAATGTTTCCACTGATACCTCTAACGAAACCAGAGTTAGACGCAGACGCACATTAACAACCGAACTAACTTCTAATCCACAACAAAGCACAAATGTCAACTCATCAGTTACCAGAAGAGGAAATGTAAGAGAGTCTTTACGCCGACTTAGACGCGAGCAAACCGCAAATAATCCTGGATCTCAGAATACAAATCGGCGACGACGTAGAGAAAATAGTGCATCCTCTAGCCAAAACAAGTTACGGGCAACTTTACGTAGTTTACGTCAATCATCCCAGTCACAACCTGCACCTACAACTCAGGAATAA
- a CDS encoding MBL fold metallo-hydrolase has protein sequence MYLTWLDNNSWLLELSNQRILIDPWLVDSLVFANLDWLFKGDRLKECPIPENIDLILLSQGLEDHAHPPTLKQLDHNIPVVASPNAAKVAKALGYTDVTTLAHGESFQLNHQVEFRAFPGSPIGPTLIENSYLLKELTTGLTVYYEPHGYHSPQLKLYAPVDVVITPIVNLSLPLVGAIIKGNQSVLELAQWLEPQVILPTAAGGDVRFTGLIANLINVEGSVADVRLSLAKHNLSTQVWEPNPGDRLELLLEKRTFAV, from the coding sequence ATGTACTTAACTTGGTTGGACAACAACAGTTGGCTGTTGGAACTGAGTAACCAACGGATACTGATTGACCCTTGGCTAGTTGATTCGTTAGTATTTGCTAATTTAGACTGGTTGTTTAAAGGCGATCGCCTAAAAGAGTGTCCCATCCCGGAGAATATTGATTTAATTTTGCTATCTCAAGGTTTAGAAGACCACGCTCATCCACCAACGCTCAAGCAACTAGACCATAATATCCCAGTTGTCGCTTCTCCTAATGCGGCAAAAGTAGCTAAAGCTTTGGGTTACACAGATGTGACAACTTTAGCTCATGGTGAAAGTTTTCAGCTCAATCATCAAGTAGAATTTAGAGCTTTTCCTGGTTCTCCTATTGGCCCGACTCTGATAGAGAATAGTTATCTTCTCAAAGAACTGACCACTGGTTTAACCGTTTACTACGAACCCCACGGTTATCATTCGCCACAGTTAAAACTGTATGCACCAGTTGATGTTGTGATTACACCGATTGTTAACTTGAGTTTACCTTTGGTAGGGGCAATTATTAAAGGTAATCAAAGTGTATTAGAACTGGCACAGTGGTTAGAACCGCAAGTTATCTTACCTACAGCAGCTGGGGGAGATGTGAGATTTACGGGGTTAATAGCAAACTTGATCAATGTAGAAGGAAGTGTTGCAGATGTGCGTTTATCACTGGCGAAACACAATCTCTCTACACAGGTGTGGGAACCCAATCCAGGCGATCGCCTAGAATTATTACTAGAAAAGCGGACATTTGCTGTTTAG
- a CDS encoding Uma2 family endonuclease: MTQSLQKLFTFDEFLEFLETQPENIRYELYDGEIIQMPLPTGDHEEIIAFLVKIFMVECHRLKLNYGIPKTVLVKPENKKSGYFPDIPLLNLPNLINEPQWKKESIVTQSESIPLVIEVVSTNWRDDYYKKFADYEEMGIKEYWIVDYAALASKVLIGDPKQPTITVYSLTDDGEYSRKQFKGNDCIESSTFPELNLTAQQIFSASY, encoded by the coding sequence ATGACACAATCTCTACAAAAACTATTCACATTTGATGAATTTTTAGAGTTTTTAGAAACACAACCCGAAAATATTCGCTACGAATTATATGATGGAGAAATTATCCAAATGCCTTTACCGACTGGCGACCATGAAGAAATTATTGCGTTTTTAGTAAAAATATTCATGGTCGAATGTCACCGTCTTAAGCTTAATTACGGTATTCCAAAAACTGTACTAGTAAAACCAGAAAATAAAAAATCTGGTTATTTTCCAGATATCCCTTTATTAAATTTACCTAATTTAATAAATGAACCACAATGGAAAAAAGAGTCTATTGTAACTCAATCTGAATCAATACCATTAGTAATAGAAGTAGTCAGTACTAACTGGAGAGATGATTATTACAAAAAGTTTGCTGATTATGAGGAAATGGGTATTAAAGAGTATTGGATCGTGGATTATGCAGCATTGGCTAGCAAAGTGTTAATAGGCGACCCCAAACAGCCCACAATCACAGTTTACTCTTTAACTGATGATGGTGAATACAGTCGTAAACAGTTTAAAGGTAATGACTGTATAGAGTCATCAACATTTCCCGAATTAAATTTAACTGCTCAACAAATTTTTTCAGCAAGTTATTAA
- a CDS encoding DUF6816 family protein, producing the protein MQVIWSFCLSVILILGWSNNAIAGELSARLANFPQWEKLTSVQPAKGDLVYPEWMAGTWQVTSTLVDLAAPLAPDIVTPGFAGNRRQLNQPVSFTVRFVKEKLPNVSLKIIPKIDTNSPFLVADRAFNSLNLARAYLGNEAVLSVKIDPDSPNRQITFLRGERQLVSIVTARATETTSEGKYITTEVFQQLFKGGSVPYLNSVESTTAYHKLSTLSPAIEADQVTAVYLSPQDPDYFTAGSRPVALYRYRLEFFPPN; encoded by the coding sequence ATGCAAGTAATCTGGAGTTTTTGCTTAAGCGTTATCTTGATTTTAGGCTGGAGTAATAACGCCATAGCAGGTGAGTTATCTGCACGCTTGGCTAATTTTCCCCAGTGGGAAAAGTTAACTTCTGTGCAACCAGCCAAGGGAGATTTGGTTTACCCTGAATGGATGGCGGGAACTTGGCAAGTAACGAGTACTTTAGTAGATTTAGCTGCACCTTTAGCACCAGATATTGTCACACCAGGATTTGCAGGGAATCGCCGACAATTAAATCAACCTGTGAGTTTTACAGTCCGGTTTGTCAAAGAGAAGTTACCTAATGTTAGCTTAAAAATCATTCCTAAGATAGATACTAATTCCCCATTTTTGGTAGCGGATAGAGCCTTTAACAGCTTGAATTTAGCTAGGGCTTATTTAGGCAATGAAGCTGTGTTATCTGTAAAAATAGATCCAGATTCACCAAATCGGCAAATTACATTTTTACGTGGTGAACGGCAATTGGTTTCCATAGTCACAGCTAGGGCTACAGAAACCACATCGGAGGGGAAATACATCACTACGGAAGTTTTTCAACAATTATTTAAAGGCGGTTCGGTTCCTTACTTAAATTCAGTTGAATCTACTACCGCTTACCATAAATTGTCTACATTATCTCCAGCTATTGAAGCAGATCAAGTTACTGCTGTCTACCTTTCACCCCAAGATCCAGATTACTTTACCGCAGGTTCTCGCCCAGTAGCACTTTATCGCTATCGTCTAGAATTTTTCCCGCCAAACTAA